A genomic region of Herbaspirillum sp. DW155 contains the following coding sequences:
- a CDS encoding EAL domain-containing protein, producing the protein MSASSLMHRVRRYWRVDYDQPELLIAQYRAFSGNMPMMYLILLINSWALAQTYFPLAPQWLSLYYPALLTVLCAMRLTYWWRGRHVDPTPGMAARALKRTNFLAAPIAFSFSLWSVMLFPYGDSYAQAHVAFYMGITVVCCIFCLMYLRSAALSVALIVNGIFTLFFLSTNIPTFVAAALNVVLVTIGMLAIVNSHYSDFTRLIDAQVKTGLLSDENLRLANIDSLTGIPNRRKFFARLDEICTRATGSGQRFAVAILDLDGFKAVNDLYGHTHGDQLLVEVGQRLSAVCHDERFHLARLGGDEFAIIIDADLSDEALQQFGGRICDALRQPFVLYKATVQIAASVGVATFPDMAVDASSLYEHADYALYQGKRERRGTVTLFSEQDKAQIQRNANIEQALRLADFDRELSVYFQPIVRLDDCQPIAFEALARWHSAVKGTVAPMEFIPAAERMGIINQLSVILLRKALQAAATWPPEIRLSFNLSANDINTREGMEQIVEVITRSGVCASRVDLEITETAVLQDLQKSRQLVSNLRQLGCGITLDDFGTGYASLSHLHALPLTRIKVDKSFVADIDHNAVSRKIVKSLLALTHDMQLACVVEGVETLAHLESLRELGALYGQGYLFSVPLAAEQAHAWLQAQRAAPLQREAAPRN; encoded by the coding sequence ATGTCTGCTTCCTCATTGATGCACAGGGTGCGCCGCTACTGGCGCGTCGACTACGATCAGCCTGAGCTGCTCATCGCGCAGTATCGTGCGTTCTCCGGCAATATGCCGATGATGTACCTGATCCTGCTGATCAACAGCTGGGCGCTGGCACAGACCTACTTTCCACTGGCACCTCAATGGCTGAGCTTGTATTACCCGGCGCTGCTGACGGTGCTGTGCGCCATGCGGCTGACGTACTGGTGGCGTGGCCGACATGTCGATCCCACGCCGGGGATGGCGGCCAGGGCTCTCAAACGGACCAATTTCCTGGCGGCACCGATTGCGTTCAGCTTCTCGCTGTGGTCGGTGATGCTGTTTCCCTACGGCGACAGTTATGCCCAGGCCCACGTGGCCTTCTATATGGGCATCACCGTCGTCTGCTGCATCTTCTGCCTGATGTACCTGCGCTCGGCGGCGCTGTCGGTGGCGCTGATCGTCAATGGCATCTTTACGCTGTTCTTCCTGTCCACCAACATCCCGACCTTCGTGGCCGCCGCCCTGAACGTGGTGCTGGTGACCATTGGCATGTTGGCCATCGTCAACAGCCACTACTCTGATTTCACCCGTCTGATCGATGCCCAGGTCAAGACCGGGTTGCTGAGCGACGAGAACCTGCGCCTGGCCAACATCGATTCGTTGACGGGCATCCCCAACCGGCGCAAGTTCTTCGCCCGGCTCGATGAGATATGCACCCGTGCCACCGGCAGTGGTCAGCGCTTCGCCGTCGCCATTCTCGATCTCGATGGTTTCAAGGCCGTCAATGACCTGTATGGCCACACCCATGGTGACCAGCTCTTGGTGGAAGTGGGCCAGCGCCTGTCGGCGGTCTGCCATGACGAGCGCTTCCATCTGGCGCGACTGGGGGGAGACGAGTTCGCCATCATCATCGATGCCGACCTGAGCGACGAGGCCCTGCAACAGTTTGGTGGCCGCATCTGCGATGCGCTGCGCCAGCCCTTCGTGCTGTACAAGGCCACGGTGCAGATTGCCGCATCGGTGGGTGTGGCCACTTTCCCGGACATGGCCGTCGATGCCAGCTCGCTCTACGAGCACGCCGACTATGCCCTGTACCAGGGCAAGCGCGAACGGCGCGGTACCGTGACGCTCTTTTCGGAACAGGACAAGGCGCAGATCCAGCGCAATGCCAATATCGAACAAGCCTTGCGACTGGCCGATTTTGACCGCGAACTGTCGGTGTACTTCCAGCCCATCGTGCGCCTGGATGATTGCCAGCCGATCGCCTTCGAAGCCCTGGCGCGCTGGCATAGTGCGGTCAAGGGAACGGTGGCACCGATGGAATTCATCCCGGCGGCCGAACGCATGGGCATCATCAATCAGTTGAGCGTGATCCTGCTCAGGAAAGCCCTGCAGGCCGCCGCCACGTGGCCGCCGGAGATTCGCCTGTCCTTCAATCTCTCGGCCAATGACATCAATACCCGCGAAGGGATGGAGCAGATCGTGGAGGTCATCACCCGTTCCGGCGTCTGCGCTTCGCGCGTGGATCTGGAAATCACCGAGACGGCAGTGCTGCAGGATCTGCAGAAGTCGCGGCAGCTGGTGAGCAATTTGCGCCAGCTGGGATGCGGGATCACGCTCGATGATTTCGGTACCGGCTATGCCAGCCTGAGCCACCTGCATGCCCTGCCACTCACGCGCATCAAGGTCGACAAGAGCTTCGTGGCCGATATCGACCACAATGCGGTCAGCCGCAAGATCGTCAAGTCGCTGCTGGCCCTGACGCATGACATGCAACTGGCCTGTGTGGTGGAAGGGGTGGAAACGCTCGCGCACCTGGAAAGTCTGCGCGAGCTGGGGGCCTTGTACGGACAGGGCTATCTGTTTTCCGTTCCGCTGGCGGCGGAGCAGGCGCATGCCTGGCTACAGGCGCAGCGCGCCGCACCGCTTCAACGCGAGGCAGCGCCGCGCAACTGA
- a CDS encoding DUF892 family protein, which translates to MTTDVNENLLAWLKDAHAMEQQAEQMLKAQASRIDHYPELKARLESHLQETLGQQELVEGCIRRLNGSASLFKDMAGRMTAFAQAAGGMTQHDEVVKGAIAGYVFENLEIACYTSLIAAAREAGDSETERICTQILEQEKAMSTWMLNNLPTVTRDFLVRSATPGEKAKV; encoded by the coding sequence ATGACCACCGACGTCAACGAAAACCTGCTGGCCTGGCTCAAGGATGCCCACGCCATGGAACAGCAAGCCGAACAGATGCTCAAGGCCCAGGCCAGCCGCATCGATCATTACCCCGAACTCAAAGCGCGGCTGGAGTCGCACCTGCAGGAAACCCTGGGGCAGCAGGAACTGGTGGAGGGCTGCATCAGGCGGCTCAACGGCAGCGCCTCCCTGTTCAAGGACATGGCCGGTCGCATGACCGCATTCGCACAAGCCGCCGGCGGCATGACCCAGCACGATGAAGTGGTCAAGGGCGCCATTGCCGGCTATGTCTTCGAGAACCTGGAGATCGCCTGCTATACCTCGCTGATCGCCGCCGCCCGCGAAGCCGGCGACAGCGAAACCGAGCGCATCTGCACACAGATTCTGGAACAGGAAAAAGCCATGAGCACCTGGATGCTCAACAACCTGCCCACGGTGACGCGCGACTTCCTGGTGCGATCAGCCACGCCGGGCGAGAAGGCCAAGGTCTAG
- a CDS encoding manganese catalase family protein — protein sequence MFAHNKRLQYTVRVAGPNPGLANLMLEQFGGPQGELAAACRYFTQAIAEDDPGRKDMLFDIATEELSHLEVIGNIVVMLNKGAKGKLAEGVEEEGLLYKEITGAGNDSHITQLLYGAGAPLVNSAGVPWSAAYIDTIGEPTADLRSNIAAEARAKIVYERLINLTDDPGVKEALGFLMTREIAHQKSFEKALYSIRPNFPPGKMPGDPRFSKVYVNLSQGLGEQTGPWNDGRQWERLDGAEALTPVDGGDGQATVELGAEEQAMLDQMAARTASAQDGESLTGAEIGSADPEMNLKAKKP from the coding sequence ATGTTCGCTCACAACAAGCGCCTGCAATACACGGTACGCGTCGCCGGCCCCAATCCAGGGCTGGCCAATCTGATGCTGGAACAATTCGGCGGCCCGCAAGGCGAACTCGCCGCTGCCTGCCGCTACTTCACGCAGGCCATCGCCGAGGACGATCCCGGCCGCAAGGACATGCTCTTCGATATCGCCACCGAAGAACTGAGCCACCTCGAAGTGATCGGCAACATCGTCGTCATGCTCAACAAGGGCGCCAAGGGCAAACTGGCCGAGGGTGTGGAAGAAGAAGGCCTGCTCTACAAGGAAATCACCGGCGCGGGCAACGACAGCCACATCACCCAGCTGCTCTATGGTGCCGGGGCGCCGCTGGTCAATTCGGCCGGCGTGCCGTGGAGTGCCGCCTACATCGATACCATCGGCGAACCGACCGCCGACCTGCGCTCCAACATCGCCGCCGAGGCGCGCGCCAAGATCGTCTATGAACGGCTGATCAACCTGACCGATGATCCGGGCGTGAAGGAAGCCCTGGGCTTCCTGATGACACGCGAGATTGCGCACCAGAAGTCGTTTGAAAAAGCGCTCTATTCGATCCGCCCCAACTTCCCTCCCGGCAAGATGCCTGGCGATCCGCGCTTCTCCAAGGTCTACGTCAATCTCTCGCAAGGCCTGGGCGAGCAGACCGGTCCGTGGAATGACGGCAGGCAGTGGGAGCGTCTGGATGGCGCCGAAGCGCTGACCCCGGTCGATGGCGGCGATGGCCAGGCCACGGTCGAACTGGGCGCGGAAGAACAGGCGATGCTGGACCAGATGGCAGCGCGTACCGCCTCGGCTCAGGATGGCGAGTCCCTCACGGGCGCCGAGATCGGTTCGGCCGATCCCGAAATGAACCTCAAGGCCAAGAAGCCCTGA
- a CDS encoding ZIP family metal transporter: MLKKVEPSVTSFTLLEAEPAPVSAETAAASATPADPDAIRLRWPLVALGVVMLAAVIGWWSAQDERIWRAYCGGMAAAAATAAGTLPLFLSRRFSPRMADCCTGFGAGVMLAASVFSLILPALHSLEESGAGKQMASLVTGASVLCGALLVLALQRAGQGHDELARQAALRRVWLFVLTVGLHNLPEGLAVGVAYGGVAPEQASVLTFGIALQDIPEGMIVATALRGIGYSRADAIGCGILSGLVEPLAAVAGAALVSLSAAMLPWALGGAAGAMLFVLAHEVIPDPHRRRDALAATCCLIAGFVLMMVMDTALS, translated from the coding sequence ATGCTCAAGAAAGTCGAGCCCTCCGTGACCAGCTTCACGCTCTTGGAGGCGGAACCGGCGCCGGTCTCCGCCGAGACCGCTGCGGCATCTGCCACCCCTGCTGACCCCGATGCCATTCGACTGCGCTGGCCGCTGGTCGCCCTGGGGGTGGTGATGCTGGCCGCGGTCATCGGCTGGTGGAGTGCGCAGGATGAACGCATCTGGCGCGCCTATTGCGGCGGGATGGCCGCCGCCGCAGCGACGGCGGCAGGCACCTTGCCTCTGTTCTTGTCGCGCCGTTTCTCGCCGCGCATGGCCGATTGCTGTACCGGCTTTGGTGCGGGCGTGATGCTGGCGGCGTCGGTGTTCTCGCTGATCCTTCCTGCCCTGCACAGTCTGGAGGAGAGCGGGGCCGGCAAGCAGATGGCCAGTCTCGTCACCGGTGCCAGCGTGCTCTGCGGTGCGCTGCTGGTGCTGGCGCTGCAACGCGCCGGGCAGGGCCATGACGAGCTGGCGCGTCAGGCGGCATTGCGACGGGTGTGGCTGTTCGTACTTACCGTCGGGCTGCACAATCTCCCCGAAGGTCTGGCCGTGGGCGTGGCCTATGGCGGCGTGGCACCGGAGCAGGCCTCGGTACTGACCTTCGGCATCGCCTTGCAGGACATCCCGGAGGGCATGATCGTCGCCACGGCCTTGCGTGGCATCGGTTACTCGCGCGCTGACGCCATCGGCTGCGGCATTCTCTCGGGACTGGTGGAGCCGCTGGCCGCAGTGGCAGGCGCAGCCCTGGTCTCGCTGTCGGCCGCGATGTTGCCCTGGGCACTGGGCGGCGCGGCGGGAGCGATGCTATTCGTGCTGGCCCATGAGGTGATTCCCGATCCGCATCGCCGCCGCGATGCGCTGGCGGCGACCTGCTGCCTCATCGCCGGCTTCGTGCTGATGATGGTGATGGACACGGCGCTCTCATGA
- a CDS encoding DUF4399 domain-containing protein, with translation MFHSFFRRKLQAVTCAGTLLLAMHALPAMADEPTLSILEPKSGQTVTSPFRVRLAAHSMSTRPAGKLVEGTGHHHILINHAPVGKGEIIPHDDTHLHLDDGQTETTVSLPPGKYKLTAQFADGEHRSYGHMMAHGINITVK, from the coding sequence ATGTTCCATTCTTTTTTCCGACGCAAGCTGCAGGCCGTTACCTGTGCAGGCACGCTGCTGCTGGCGATGCACGCCCTGCCCGCCATGGCGGACGAGCCCACCTTGAGTATCCTCGAACCCAAGAGCGGCCAGACCGTCACCAGTCCCTTCCGCGTGCGCCTGGCGGCGCACTCCATGAGCACCCGACCGGCGGGCAAGCTGGTGGAGGGTACGGGACATCACCATATCCTCATCAATCACGCGCCTGTAGGCAAGGGCGAGATCATCCCGCATGACGATACCCATCTGCATCTGGACGACGGCCAGACCGAGACCACGGTTTCGCTACCGCCCGGCAAGTACAAACTCACGGCGCAGTTCGCCGATGGCGAGCACCGTTCGTACGGACACATGATGGCGCATGGGATCAATATCACCGTCAAGTAG
- a CDS encoding ferritin-like domain-containing protein — translation MTVKTLKDLFIHSLSDVYSAEKQLTRALPRLARAATTPELRQAFEKHLEETQGQIERIDRLVDNAELRLKRIKCVAMEGLVEEGREQIDEIEKGPVLDAALIGAAQKVEHYEIATYGTLCALARQLGLDDAARLLDETLQEEKATDEKLSQLALQKVNQQQAA, via the coding sequence ATGACCGTCAAGACCCTCAAAGACCTGTTTATCCACAGCCTCTCCGACGTCTATAGCGCCGAGAAGCAACTCACCCGCGCCCTGCCCCGTCTGGCCCGTGCCGCCACCACGCCCGAGCTGCGCCAGGCGTTTGAAAAGCACCTGGAAGAAACCCAGGGACAGATCGAGCGCATCGACCGACTGGTGGACAATGCCGAGCTGCGCCTCAAGCGCATCAAGTGCGTGGCCATGGAAGGTCTGGTCGAAGAAGGCCGCGAGCAGATCGACGAAATCGAGAAGGGCCCGGTGCTCGATGCCGCCCTGATCGGCGCTGCGCAAAAGGTGGAACACTACGAAATCGCCACCTACGGCACCCTGTGCGCGCTGGCCAGGCAACTGGGGCTGGACGATGCCGCCCGGCTGCTCGACGAAACCCTGCAGGAAGAAAAAGCCACGGACGAAAAGCTCAGCCAGCTGGCACTGCAAAAGGTCAACCAGCAACAGGCTGCCTGA
- a CDS encoding KGG domain-containing protein — protein sequence MANQNQGSTSNRGFASMDEDKQREIASQGGKAAHEKGTAHEFSSEEAREAGRKGGQNSHGGGNQGNNR from the coding sequence ATGGCAAACCAAAACCAAGGCTCGACCAGCAACCGCGGCTTCGCTTCGATGGATGAAGACAAGCAGCGCGAGATCGCCAGCCAGGGCGGCAAGGCCGCCCACGAAAAGGGGACCGCGCACGAGTTCAGCTCCGAAGAAGCCCGTGAGGCCGGCCGCAAGGGCGGTCAGAACAGCCACGGCGGCGGCAACCAGGGCAACAACCGCTAA
- a CDS encoding zinc-dependent alcohol dehydrogenase — MRALLYHSAHDVRVETVPDPIIQEADDIILKVTATAICGSDLHLYRGKIPATKAGDILGHEFMGVVVETGPGVKRLKKGDRVVVPFVIACGQCFFCDQHLYAACETTNPDRGAIMNGKGIRSGAAMFGYSHLYGGMPGGQAQYVRVPKADVGPIRIDSALADEQVLFLSDILPTGYQAVKNAGVREGSSVAIYGAGPVGQMAAACARMLGAEKIFIVDHHDYRLRFATEQYGAIPINFDQVDPGETIIANTAGRGVDAVIDAVGFEAKGSVLETAMTNLKLEGSSGQALRHCIASVRRGGTVSVPGVYAGFIHGFLFGDIFEKGLTIKTGQTHVQHYMPELLASIEDGWLRPEAIITHRLPLEQAAEGYRIFNEKREECRKVVLTA, encoded by the coding sequence ATGCGCGCATTGCTCTACCATTCCGCCCACGATGTGCGGGTCGAGACCGTACCCGATCCCATCATTCAAGAGGCTGACGACATCATCCTCAAAGTCACGGCCACCGCCATCTGCGGCTCCGACCTGCACCTGTATCGCGGCAAGATTCCCGCCACCAAGGCGGGCGACATCCTCGGCCATGAATTCATGGGCGTGGTGGTCGAGACCGGCCCGGGCGTGAAGCGCCTCAAGAAAGGGGATCGCGTGGTGGTGCCCTTCGTCATCGCCTGCGGCCAGTGCTTCTTCTGTGACCAGCATCTGTACGCCGCGTGTGAAACCACCAACCCTGACCGCGGCGCCATCATGAATGGCAAGGGCATACGCTCCGGCGCGGCCATGTTCGGTTACAGCCACTTGTATGGCGGCATGCCGGGCGGGCAGGCACAGTACGTGCGGGTGCCCAAGGCCGACGTCGGTCCCATCCGCATCGACTCAGCGCTGGCCGATGAGCAGGTGCTGTTCCTGAGCGATATCCTTCCCACCGGCTATCAGGCCGTCAAGAACGCCGGCGTGCGCGAGGGCTCCAGCGTGGCCATCTACGGCGCCGGCCCGGTCGGACAGATGGCGGCCGCCTGCGCGCGCATGCTGGGTGCGGAAAAGATCTTCATCGTCGATCATCACGATTACCGCTTGCGTTTCGCCACCGAGCAGTACGGAGCCATCCCCATCAACTTCGACCAGGTGGACCCCGGCGAGACCATCATCGCCAATACCGCCGGGCGTGGCGTGGATGCAGTGATTGATGCAGTGGGCTTCGAAGCCAAGGGCAGCGTGCTGGAAACCGCCATGACCAACCTCAAACTCGAAGGCAGCAGCGGTCAGGCACTGCGCCATTGCATCGCCTCGGTGCGGCGCGGCGGTACCGTGAGCGTGCCGGGCGTTTATGCGGGCTTCATTCATGGCTTCCTGTTCGGCGACATCTTCGAGAAAGGCCTGACCATCAAGACCGGTCAGACCCACGTGCAGCATTACATGCCCGAGCTGCTGGCCAGCATCGAGGATGGCTGGCTGCGTCCGGAGGCGATCATCACCCATCGCCTGCCCCTGGAACAGGCCGCCGAGGGGTATCGCATCTTCAATGAGAAACGCGAGGAATGCCGCAAGGTTGTGCTGACGGCCTGA
- a CDS encoding DUF1852 domain-containing protein: protein MNQDLSFAIKSICFDEDYRPAENTRITTNFANLARGAQRRENLRNTFRMINNRFNALAHWDNPKADRYAVELEIISVEMGIEGEELAAALPLIEVLKTNIIDHLSGERIAGIVGNNFSSYVRDYDFSVVLLEHTKDQPVFSVPENFGELHGKLFRRFVESDAYRAHFSKPPVICLSVASSKTYHRTENFHPVLGVEYLQNESSLTDAYFAKMGLQVRYFMPPDSAAPLAFYFSGDLLRDYTNLELISTISTMETFQKIYRPEIYNANSAAGKTYQPSLQHQDYSVTRIVYDREERSRLAIQQGRFAEEHFIKPYRAVLEQWSASYAH, encoded by the coding sequence ATGAACCAAGACTTGTCATTCGCCATCAAGAGCATCTGTTTCGACGAGGACTATCGTCCTGCCGAGAACACGCGCATCACCACCAATTTCGCCAACCTCGCCAGGGGAGCGCAGCGCCGGGAAAACCTGCGCAACACCTTCCGCATGATCAACAACCGCTTCAATGCGCTGGCGCATTGGGACAACCCCAAGGCCGACCGCTATGCGGTGGAGCTGGAGATCATTTCAGTAGAGATGGGCATCGAGGGTGAAGAGCTTGCTGCGGCCCTGCCGCTGATTGAAGTGTTGAAGACCAATATCATCGATCACCTCAGCGGCGAGCGCATCGCCGGTATCGTCGGCAACAATTTTTCTTCTTACGTGCGCGACTATGACTTCAGCGTCGTGCTGCTGGAACACACCAAGGATCAGCCGGTGTTCAGCGTGCCCGAGAACTTCGGTGAGTTGCACGGCAAGCTGTTCAGGCGTTTCGTGGAGTCGGATGCTTACCGGGCGCACTTCAGCAAGCCGCCGGTCATCTGCCTGAGCGTGGCCAGCAGCAAGACCTATCACCGCACGGAGAACTTCCATCCGGTGCTGGGCGTGGAGTATCTGCAGAACGAGTCATCACTGACGGACGCCTATTTCGCCAAGATGGGTCTGCAGGTGCGCTACTTCATGCCGCCCGACAGCGCCGCGCCGCTGGCCTTCTACTTCAGCGGCGACCTGCTGCGCGACTACACGAACCTGGAACTGATCAGCACCATCAGCACGATGGAGACCTTCCAGAAAATCTATCGCCCTGAAATCTACAACGCCAATTCGGCGGCCGGCAAAACCTATCAGCCCAGCCTGCAGCATCAGGACTATTCGGTCACGCGCATCGTCTATGACCGCGAAGAGCGCAGCCGCCTGGCGATCCAGCAGGGACGCTTTGCCGAGGAACATTTCATCAAGCCCTACCGCGCCGTGCTCGAGCAGTGGTCGGCCAGTTACGCTCATTGA
- a CDS encoding methionine synthase, which yields MKKILPTSTAGSLPKPAWLAEPEKLWSPWRLQGDELLEAKRDALRLSLQEQQHAGIDIVSDGEQTRQHFVTTFIEHLDGVDFARRETVRIRNRYDASVPTVVGAVSRQKPVFVEDARFLRGQTDQPIKWALPGPMTMIDTLYDAHYKSREKLAWEFAVILNQEARELEAAGVDIIQFDEPAFNVFFDEVNDWGVATLERAIEGLRCETAVHICYGYGIKANTDWKQTLGSQWRQYEQTFPRLQASNIDIVSLECHNARVPMELIELIRGKKVMVGAIDVASHKVETPEEVAATLRKALQFVDADKLYPCTNCGMAPLPRELARGKLGALSAGAEIVRRELGV from the coding sequence ATGAAAAAAATATTGCCCACCTCCACCGCCGGCAGCCTGCCGAAACCCGCCTGGCTGGCCGAGCCCGAGAAACTGTGGTCGCCCTGGAGGCTGCAGGGGGATGAATTGCTTGAGGCCAAGCGCGATGCCTTGCGCCTGTCGCTGCAAGAGCAGCAGCACGCCGGAATCGATATCGTCAGTGACGGCGAGCAGACGCGCCAGCATTTCGTGACCACGTTCATCGAGCATCTCGACGGCGTGGATTTTGCCAGGCGCGAGACCGTGCGCATTCGCAATCGTTATGACGCCAGCGTGCCCACGGTAGTGGGTGCGGTGTCGCGCCAGAAGCCGGTGTTCGTGGAGGATGCGAGATTCCTGCGCGGTCAGACCGATCAGCCGATCAAGTGGGCGCTGCCGGGGCCGATGACGATGATCGACACGCTCTACGATGCCCACTACAAGAGCCGCGAAAAACTGGCCTGGGAGTTCGCCGTGATCCTCAACCAGGAAGCGCGCGAGCTGGAGGCCGCGGGCGTGGACATCATCCAGTTCGATGAGCCGGCCTTCAATGTCTTCTTCGATGAAGTCAATGACTGGGGCGTGGCCACGCTGGAGCGCGCCATCGAGGGGCTCAGGTGCGAGACTGCCGTGCACATCTGCTATGGCTACGGCATCAAGGCCAACACGGACTGGAAGCAGACATTGGGTTCGCAATGGCGGCAGTATGAGCAGACCTTCCCCAGGTTGCAGGCATCGAACATCGATATCGTTTCACTCGAATGCCACAACGCACGTGTGCCCATGGAGCTGATCGAACTCATTCGCGGCAAGAAGGTGATGGTGGGGGCCATCGATGTGGCCAGTCACAAGGTGGAGACGCCCGAGGAAGTTGCGGCGACCTTGCGCAAGGCATTGCAGTTCGTCGATGCGGACAAGCTCTATCCTTGTACCAACTGCGGGATGGCGCCGTTGCCGCGAGAGCTTGCGCGGGGCAAGCTTGGTGCGCTGAGCGCGGGGGCCGAGATCGTGCGGAGGGAATTGGGAGTTTGA
- a CDS encoding ammonium transporter produces the protein MDDHKNGADALFILLGAIMILAMHAGFAFLELGTVRRKNQVNALVKILADFAVSTIVYFFIGYYVAYGVSFFAGAETLAERSGFELVKFFFLLTFAAAIPAIISGGIAERSKFNPQLVATAVLVGLVYPFFEGIAWNQHLGVQAWLAATFGAEFHDFAGSIVVHAVGGWIALPAVLLLGARRGRYSKEGAVAAHPPSNIPFLALGAWILTVGWFGFNVMSAQTLDKMNGLVAMNSLMAMAGGTLVALLMGRNDPGFAYNGPLAGLVAVCAGSDLMHPLGALVTGGIAGAIFVWMFTRTQNKWKIDDVLGVWPLHGLCGLWGGLAAGIFGLQALGGRGGVSFMAQLIGSLMGIAIAAVGGWIVYGLLKKTVGIRLDPEQEFEGADLAIHKISSTAERETSW, from the coding sequence GTGGACGATCACAAAAACGGCGCAGACGCCCTCTTCATCCTGCTGGGGGCGATCATGATCCTGGCCATGCATGCCGGCTTCGCCTTCCTGGAACTGGGAACGGTGCGCAGGAAGAACCAGGTCAATGCCCTGGTGAAGATCCTGGCGGACTTTGCGGTGTCGACCATCGTCTATTTCTTCATCGGCTATTACGTGGCCTATGGGGTGAGCTTCTTCGCGGGTGCCGAGACGCTGGCCGAGCGCAGCGGTTTCGAGCTGGTGAAGTTCTTCTTCCTGCTGACCTTTGCGGCGGCCATCCCGGCCATCATTTCGGGCGGCATTGCCGAGCGCTCCAAGTTCAATCCGCAACTGGTGGCCACTGCCGTGCTGGTGGGCCTGGTCTATCCCTTCTTCGAGGGCATTGCATGGAACCAGCACCTGGGCGTGCAGGCCTGGCTGGCTGCGACCTTTGGCGCCGAGTTCCATGACTTCGCCGGTTCCATCGTGGTCCACGCCGTGGGCGGCTGGATCGCCCTGCCTGCCGTGCTGCTGCTGGGTGCGCGCCGTGGCCGCTACAGCAAGGAAGGCGCGGTGGCGGCACATCCGCCCTCCAACATTCCCTTCCTGGCGCTGGGTGCGTGGATCCTGACCGTGGGCTGGTTCGGCTTCAACGTCATGAGCGCGCAGACGCTGGACAAGATGAATGGCCTGGTAGCGATGAATTCACTCATGGCCATGGCCGGTGGCACGCTGGTGGCACTGCTGATGGGACGCAACGATCCCGGCTTCGCCTACAACGGCCCGCTGGCGGGCCTGGTGGCGGTGTGCGCCGGCTCGGACCTGATGCACCCGCTGGGCGCGCTGGTCACCGGTGGCATTGCCGGCGCGATTTTCGTGTGGATGTTCACCCGCACCCAGAACAAGTGGAAGATCGACGATGTGCTGGGCGTGTGGCCGCTGCACGGGCTGTGCGGTTTGTGGGGCGGACTGGCGGCGGGCATCTTCGGCCTGCAGGCGCTGGGCGGACGGGGTGGCGTGTCCTTCATGGCGCAGTTGATCGGCAGCCTCATGGGCATTGCCATTGCGGCGGTGGGCGGCTGGATTGTGTATGGCTTGCTGAAGAAGACGGTCGGGATTCGCCTGGATCCGGAACAGGAATTCGAAGGGGCCGATCTGGCGATTCACAAGATCTCTTCTACGGCGGAGAGGGAGACCAGTTGGTAA